From the Bdellovibrio reynosensis genome, one window contains:
- a CDS encoding M16 family metallopeptidase: MKTRFSILFVGLSIAASAYAVEPTPSAVKDSKKADVIGAIKGWSSKDDLKISLPVTKFVLPNGLTVILLEDHSVPMVSYHTWYRVGSRDEYPGVTGAAHMLEHMMFKGAKKYDGKSFDRIFHENGITNNAFTSNDYTGFYEDLPSSKLELVMDMEVDRMSSLLISPDDLKSEKEVVAEERRWRVDNNPMGLMNELMMGTLFKVHSYKWPVIGYMKDIAAYDSEKLRFFYNTYYVPNNAVLVLVGDFKTSKVKSLIEKYYGQLPSRPLPERKYPEEPAQKVQLNATLKKDVQNSSFIVAFRSPKQSDPDMYALDLAMNILGYGSSSRLHKRLVYQKQIATSAYAYNRALQDSGVMGVGAAVKPGMGIQEALDVVYNEIYKLRNQKVSESELEKAKTQVMKDLVDGLRTMDGKARSLAVNEIVTGSYQSLFTDLERYQAVTAEDIKRVAEKYMQQTQRSIISLEPKAKKE; the protein is encoded by the coding sequence ATGAAGACACGTTTTTCAATTTTATTTGTAGGCTTAAGCATTGCTGCTTCTGCTTACGCCGTCGAACCTACTCCGTCTGCAGTTAAAGATAGCAAGAAAGCTGATGTTATCGGTGCCATTAAAGGATGGAGCTCTAAAGACGATCTTAAGATTTCTCTTCCAGTTACAAAGTTTGTTTTGCCAAACGGACTGACGGTGATTTTGTTAGAAGACCACTCTGTCCCGATGGTGAGCTATCACACTTGGTACCGTGTGGGTTCCCGTGATGAATATCCTGGTGTGACGGGGGCGGCGCACATGCTTGAACATATGATGTTTAAGGGTGCCAAGAAGTACGACGGTAAATCCTTTGACCGTATTTTCCATGAAAACGGTATAACTAACAATGCCTTCACATCCAATGACTACACAGGTTTTTACGAAGATCTTCCAAGTTCGAAGTTAGAATTGGTGATGGATATGGAAGTGGACCGTATGAGTTCGCTTCTTATCAGCCCGGATGATCTTAAAAGTGAAAAAGAAGTCGTGGCAGAGGAGCGGCGCTGGAGAGTTGATAACAATCCAATGGGTCTAATGAATGAATTAATGATGGGAACATTGTTCAAAGTTCATTCTTATAAGTGGCCAGTGATCGGGTACATGAAAGACATCGCAGCTTATGATTCTGAAAAGTTGCGCTTTTTTTATAACACGTACTACGTACCGAATAATGCTGTTCTAGTTTTGGTTGGTGACTTCAAAACTTCGAAAGTAAAAAGCCTGATTGAAAAGTATTATGGCCAGTTGCCTTCACGTCCTTTGCCGGAAAGAAAATATCCCGAAGAACCAGCGCAGAAGGTTCAACTGAATGCGACGTTGAAAAAGGACGTGCAAAATAGTTCCTTCATCGTCGCTTTCCGCAGTCCAAAACAAAGTGATCCAGATATGTATGCTTTGGATTTAGCGATGAATATCTTAGGTTATGGCAGCTCAAGCCGTCTGCACAAACGCTTGGTATACCAAAAACAAATCGCCACTTCTGCTTATGCTTATAACCGCGCCCTTCAAGATTCAGGTGTGATGGGTGTGGGTGCGGCAGTTAAGCCAGGTATGGGCATTCAAGAAGCTTTGGACGTGGTTTATAACGAAATTTATAAACTAAGAAATCAAAAGGTTTCTGAAAGCGAACTTGAAAAAGCTAAAACTCAAGTGATGAAGGACCTAGTTGATGGTTTAAGAACCATGGACGGAAAAGCTCGCTCCTTAGCGGTGAATGAAATCGTGACTGGAAGTTATCAAAGCCTGTTCACGGATTTAGAAAGATATCAGGCGGTCACTGCTGAAGACATCAAACGTGTTGCTGAAAAATATATGCAACAAACTCAACGCTCTATTATTAGTTTAGAACCTAAGGCGAAAAAGGAATAA
- a CDS encoding flagellar basal body-associated FliL family protein produces MAEKQEQAAAKPKNLGKLLQVAFAVLNLAMMGAGGYMVYASTMGWENPSISEEQADRELASVESTEGAGPLIYTMEKFTVNLGGEPKRTIRLEVNLQMLGQDGFEEVMEPENRAKARDRIVRLLNEKAFADLDSIQGKLFLKDKIAGEVNGILKQGVVKDVFFSDFVVQ; encoded by the coding sequence ATGGCAGAAAAACAAGAACAAGCAGCAGCAAAACCAAAGAACTTGGGAAAGCTCTTACAGGTGGCGTTTGCCGTCTTGAATCTTGCGATGATGGGAGCGGGCGGGTACATGGTCTATGCCTCGACGATGGGATGGGAAAATCCATCTATCAGCGAAGAGCAAGCCGACCGCGAACTTGCTTCAGTTGAAAGCACTGAAGGCGCGGGACCTCTTATTTACACGATGGAAAAATTCACCGTGAACTTGGGTGGCGAACCAAAGCGCACGATCCGACTTGAAGTGAATTTACAAATGTTGGGGCAAGATGGTTTTGAAGAGGTGATGGAGCCTGAAAACCGCGCTAAGGCCCGTGACCGTATCGTACGTCTTTTAAATGAAAAAGCTTTTGCTGATTTAGACAGCATTCAAGGCAAACTTTTCCTGAAAGATAAAATTGCCGGTGAAGTGAATGGCATCCTGAAACAGGGTGTTGTAAAGGATGTATTCTTCTCTGACTTCGTGGTTCAGTAA
- a CDS encoding L,D-transpeptidase family protein, with protein sequence MFFTLPLFAEEPSRIETPELLPAPLLQISETEAFSRYVFLVDKEQRKLTVFERNGEKIKKVEEYPADIGKKGGNKTKRDDHKTPEGIYFLEKKLTQPKIPFSLYGALAFTTNYPNLFDQREHKTGSGIWLHAIPDTVPLTRGSRGCVVVRNEVIKKLEDYIKLGETPILIFDQVSYVTKDQHEQRRVQMNSFIEGWRNA encoded by the coding sequence TTGTTTTTTACTCTTCCGCTTTTTGCTGAAGAGCCTTCTCGCATTGAGACACCTGAACTTCTTCCTGCACCGCTTTTACAAATCTCTGAAACAGAAGCTTTTTCCCGCTACGTTTTTCTAGTTGATAAAGAGCAACGTAAGCTCACCGTGTTTGAACGTAATGGTGAAAAGATCAAAAAGGTTGAAGAATACCCAGCTGACATCGGTAAAAAAGGTGGCAACAAAACCAAACGTGACGACCACAAAACTCCAGAGGGCATTTACTTCTTAGAGAAGAAATTAACTCAACCGAAAATTCCGTTCAGTCTTTATGGAGCTTTGGCGTTTACTACGAACTATCCAAATCTTTTTGATCAGCGCGAGCATAAAACGGGCTCTGGCATTTGGCTTCACGCCATCCCTGACACAGTTCCGTTAACTCGTGGATCCCGCGGTTGCGTGGTTGTTAGAAATGAAGTGATCAAAAAGTTAGAAGATTATATTAAGCTGGGTGAAACGCCGATCTTGATCTTTGATCAAGTGAGCTATGTTACTAAAGATCAGCATGAACAGCGCCGTGTTCAAATGAACTCTTTTATTGAAGGCTGGCGCAATGCTTGA